A window of the Vibrio pomeroyi genome harbors these coding sequences:
- the ybeY gene encoding rRNA maturation RNase YbeY produces MSIELDLQIAVENEQGLPTEQDIQLWLDKTIPQFQENAELTVRIVDTEESHQLNHEYRGKDKPTNVLSFPFEAPPGIELDLLGDLIICRQVVEKEAEEQNKPLLAHWAHMVVHGSLHLLGYDHIEDDEAEEMESLETEIMQAMGFEDPYILEK; encoded by the coding sequence ATGTCTATTGAACTAGACCTGCAAATTGCGGTCGAAAATGAGCAAGGTCTTCCAACGGAGCAAGATATTCAGCTTTGGTTAGACAAGACAATTCCTCAGTTTCAAGAGAACGCCGAGTTGACGGTTCGTATCGTTGATACGGAAGAAAGCCACCAGCTCAATCATGAATACCGTGGTAAAGATAAGCCAACCAACGTGCTGTCTTTCCCATTCGAAGCTCCTCCAGGAATCGAATTAGATCTTCTGGGCGACCTCATTATTTGCCGCCAAGTTGTCGAAAAAGAAGCAGAAGAACAAAATAAGCCTCTGCTAGCACACTGGGCTCATATGGTTGTACATGGCAGTCTGCATCTGCTAGGTTATGATCATATCGAAGATGATGAAGCTGAAGAGATGGAGTCACTCGAGACAGAAATCATGCAAGCTATGGGGTTTGAAGACCCTTACATTCTAGAAAAGTAA
- the holA gene encoding DNA polymerase III subunit delta, with amino-acid sequence MRIFADRLSEQLSKQLSNVYLIFGNEPLLLQESREAIMKAAKQQGFEERHRFTIDNSLDWNEVYDCTKALSLFSSRQVIELELPESGVNAAIAKELLAISEHIHSDVLLILVGTKLTKAQESAKWFKALSNQGHWVSCLTPDVSRLPQFVQTRCRQIGLSPDPEAVQMLAQWHEGNLFALTQSLEKLALQYPDGKLTLVRLEESLSRHNHFTPFHWSDALLAGKGNRAQRILRQLEAEGVEPVILLRSIQRELALLLQMQQQMKQMPIGQVFEKHRIWQSKKPLYNAALTRVSISRLHSLFALLTQAELMTKTQYEQSPWPLIHQLSVEFCIPSASIPFHA; translated from the coding sequence ATGCGTATTTTTGCCGATCGTCTATCGGAGCAACTGTCTAAACAGCTGAGCAACGTTTACCTGATTTTTGGTAACGAACCTCTGCTGTTACAAGAAAGCCGAGAAGCGATCATGAAAGCAGCTAAGCAACAAGGTTTCGAAGAACGTCATCGCTTTACGATCGATAACAGTCTCGACTGGAATGAGGTTTACGATTGCACTAAAGCACTCAGTCTATTCTCTAGCCGTCAGGTCATCGAACTTGAGCTTCCGGAGTCGGGTGTGAATGCGGCGATAGCAAAAGAATTGCTCGCCATTTCTGAGCATATTCATAGTGATGTTCTATTGATCTTGGTTGGCACTAAGCTAACCAAAGCTCAAGAGAGTGCAAAATGGTTTAAAGCGCTCTCTAATCAAGGACATTGGGTCAGCTGTTTAACTCCAGATGTCAGTCGATTACCTCAATTTGTTCAGACTCGTTGTCGTCAAATTGGCTTATCTCCAGATCCTGAAGCCGTTCAAATGCTTGCGCAATGGCACGAAGGCAACCTTTTTGCGTTGACTCAAAGCCTAGAGAAACTGGCGCTACAATACCCGGATGGAAAGCTCACTTTAGTACGCTTAGAAGAGTCGCTGAGTCGCCACAACCATTTTACTCCGTTCCATTGGAGTGATGCGTTACTGGCAGGTAAAGGCAATCGAGCACAGCGGATACTAAGACAGTTAGAGGCTGAAGGTGTCGAGCCTGTTATTCTGCTGCGTAGCATACAACGTGAGCTTGCTCTGTTATTGCAGATGCAGCAACAAATGAAACAGATGCCAATTGGTCAGGTTTTCGAAAAACACCGCATCTGGCAATCTAAAAAGCCGCTTTATAACGCCGCGCTAACAAGAGTTTCGATTTCTCGATTACACTCCTTGTTCGCGTTGCTCACTCAAGCTGAATTGATGACAAAAACTCAATACGAGCAGTCGCCATGGCCACTAATTCATCAGTTAAGCGTAGAGTTTTGTATCCCTTCAGCTTCAATACCATTCCACGCATAA
- the miaB gene encoding tRNA (N6-isopentenyl adenosine(37)-C2)-methylthiotransferase MiaB codes for MSKKLLIKTWGCQMNEYDSSKMADLLNAANGYELTEVPEEADVLLLNTCSIREKAQEKVFHQLGRWKTLKDKKEGVVIGVGGCVATQEGDHIRQRAPYVDVIFGPQTLHRLPEMIKSSLSNEKPVMDISFPEIEKFDNLPEPKAEGATAFVSIMEGCSKYCTYCVVPYTRGEEVSRPMDDVLFEVAQLAEQGVREVNLLGQNVNAYRGPTHEGDICSFAELLRLVASIDGIDRIRFTTSHPLEFGDDIIAVYEDTPELVSFLHLPVQSGSDRILTMMKRPHTAIEYKSIIRKLRKARPDIQISSDFIVGFPGESNQDFQDTMKLIKDVDFDMSFSFIFSPRPGTPAADYPCDVPEQEKKDRLYELQQTVNTQAMRYSRLMLGTEQRVLVEGPSKKNLMELRARTENSRVVNFEGSADLIGQFVDVKITEVFANSLRGEVVRTEKDMDLRSVISPTQMMANTKREDELGVATFTP; via the coding sequence ATGAGTAAGAAACTGCTAATTAAAACTTGGGGCTGTCAGATGAATGAATACGATTCATCAAAAATGGCCGACCTGCTTAACGCTGCAAATGGCTATGAGCTAACTGAAGTACCTGAGGAAGCAGACGTACTACTATTGAATACTTGTTCTATCCGCGAAAAAGCACAAGAAAAAGTATTCCACCAGCTTGGTCGTTGGAAAACGCTTAAAGATAAGAAAGAAGGTGTGGTGATCGGTGTGGGTGGCTGTGTAGCGACTCAAGAGGGTGATCACATTCGTCAACGTGCACCTTACGTAGACGTTATCTTTGGCCCACAAACACTGCACCGTCTGCCAGAGATGATTAAATCATCACTGTCTAACGAAAAGCCAGTAATGGACATCTCTTTCCCAGAGATCGAAAAATTCGATAACCTGCCTGAGCCAAAAGCTGAAGGCGCGACGGCATTCGTTTCTATCATGGAAGGTTGTTCTAAATACTGTACTTACTGCGTTGTACCATACACACGTGGTGAAGAAGTTAGCCGTCCAATGGATGATGTACTGTTCGAAGTGGCTCAACTTGCAGAGCAAGGTGTACGTGAAGTTAACCTGCTTGGTCAAAACGTAAACGCGTACCGTGGTCCAACTCACGAAGGTGATATCTGTTCATTCGCAGAACTGCTTCGTCTTGTGGCTTCTATCGATGGTATCGACCGTATTCGTTTCACAACAAGCCACCCGCTTGAGTTTGGTGATGACATCATCGCAGTTTACGAAGACACACCGGAGCTAGTGAGCTTCCTTCACTTGCCTGTACAAAGTGGTAGTGACCGTATTCTTACTATGATGAAGCGTCCTCACACAGCGATTGAGTACAAGTCAATTATTCGTAAGCTACGTAAAGCGCGCCCTGACATTCAAATCAGCTCTGACTTTATCGTTGGTTTCCCTGGCGAATCTAACCAAGATTTCCAAGATACGATGAAACTGATCAAAGACGTTGATTTCGATATGAGCTTCAGCTTTATTTTCTCTCCTCGTCCGGGTACACCTGCTGCTGATTACCCATGTGACGTGCCAGAGCAAGAGAAGAAAGATCGTCTATACGAACTACAGCAAACTGTGAACACACAAGCAATGCGCTACTCTCGCCTAATGCTTGGTACAGAGCAACGCGTATTGGTTGAAGGTCCATCGAAGAAGAACCTAATGGAACTGCGTGCTCGTACTGAAAACAGCCGCGTAGTGAACTTTGAAGGTTCTGCTGACCTTATCGGCCAGTTCGTAGATGTGAAAATCACAGAAGTATTTGCTAACTCACTACGTGGTGAAGTAGTACGTACTGAGAAAGACATGGATCTTCGCAGCGTGATCTCGCCGACTCAAATGATGGCGAACACAAAACGCGAAGATGAGCTAGGTGTAGCGACATTTACGCCATAG
- the leuS gene encoding leucine--tRNA ligase: MQEQYNPQEIEQKVQQHWDDSETFVVSEDPNKEKFYCLSMFPYPSGRLHMGHVRNYTIGDVVSRFQRLQGKNVMQPIGWDAFGLPAENAAVKNNTAPAPWTYENIEYMKNQLKLLGFGYDWNREFATCTPEYYRWEQEFFTKLYEKGLVYKKTSSVNWCPNDQTVLANEQVEDGCCWRCDTPVEQKKIPQWFIKITEYAQELLDDLDNLEGWPEMVKTMQRNWIGRSEGVELSFAVNGEEAPLEVYTTRPDTLMGVSYVGIAAGHPLAEKASQNNPELAAFVEECRNTKVAEAELATMEKKGMDTGLTAIHPLNGRVVPVFVANFVLMDYGTGAVMAVPAHDQRDYEFATKYGIDIIPVIKPEDGSELDVSEAAYTEKGVLFDSGEFDGLAFQEAFDAIAAKLEAEGKGKKTVNFRLRDWGVSRQRYWGAPIPMVTTEDGEVHPVPADQLPVILPEDVVMDGVTSPIKADKSWAETTFNGEPALRETDTFDTFMESSWYYARYCSPQADDILDPEKANYWLPVDQYIGGIEHACMHLLYSRFFHKLLRDAGYVTSDEPFKQLLCQGMVLADAFFHTNEKGTKEWIAPTDVTIDRDGKGRIEKAVDNQGREVEHSGMIKMSKSKNNGIDPQEMVDKYGADTVRLFMMFASPADMTLEWQESGVEGANRFLKRVWKLVHAHSSKGAAESVDASALSGDQKALRRDIHKTIAKVTDDIGRRQTFNTAIAAIMELMNKLAKAPQESVQDRAILDEALKAVVRMLYPMTPHISYEMWIALGESNVDSATWPTFDEKALVEDEKTIVVMINGKLRAKLTVAADATEEQVRELGLNDENAKKFLDGLTIRKVIFVPGKLLNIVAN; the protein is encoded by the coding sequence ATGCAAGAACAATATAACCCGCAAGAGATTGAACAAAAGGTTCAACAACACTGGGATGACAGCGAGACTTTCGTTGTAAGTGAAGACCCAAACAAAGAAAAATTCTACTGTCTTTCTATGTTCCCATACCCAAGTGGCCGACTGCACATGGGTCACGTGCGTAACTACACCATCGGTGATGTGGTATCTCGTTTCCAACGTCTACAAGGCAAAAACGTAATGCAGCCAATCGGTTGGGATGCATTCGGCCTACCTGCAGAAAACGCAGCTGTTAAGAACAACACAGCGCCTGCACCATGGACTTACGAAAACATCGAGTACATGAAAAACCAGCTTAAGCTTTTAGGCTTTGGTTACGACTGGAACCGTGAATTCGCAACGTGTACGCCTGAGTACTACCGTTGGGAGCAAGAGTTCTTCACTAAGCTTTACGAAAAAGGCCTAGTTTACAAGAAGACTTCTTCTGTTAACTGGTGTCCGAACGACCAAACTGTACTTGCAAACGAGCAAGTAGAAGACGGTTGCTGCTGGCGTTGTGACACTCCAGTAGAACAAAAGAAAATCCCACAGTGGTTCATTAAGATCACTGAGTACGCTCAAGAGCTACTAGACGATCTAGACAACCTAGAAGGTTGGCCTGAAATGGTTAAGACCATGCAGCGCAACTGGATCGGCCGCTCTGAAGGTGTTGAGCTATCTTTCGCTGTTAACGGTGAAGAAGCGCCACTGGAAGTTTACACAACTCGCCCAGACACACTGATGGGTGTTTCTTACGTTGGTATTGCTGCAGGTCACCCACTTGCAGAGAAAGCCTCTCAAAACAACCCTGAGCTTGCAGCATTTGTTGAAGAATGTCGTAACACTAAAGTTGCTGAAGCAGAGCTTGCAACGATGGAAAAGAAAGGCATGGATACTGGCTTAACGGCTATCCACCCTCTCAACGGTCGTGTTGTTCCTGTCTTTGTTGCTAACTTCGTTCTTATGGATTACGGCACGGGTGCGGTAATGGCGGTTCCTGCTCACGATCAACGTGACTACGAATTCGCAACTAAGTACGGCATCGACATCATCCCAGTAATCAAGCCAGAAGACGGTTCTGAGCTAGACGTGTCTGAAGCAGCTTACACAGAGAAAGGTGTATTGTTCGATTCTGGTGAATTCGATGGTCTTGCTTTCCAAGAAGCATTCGATGCAATTGCTGCGAAGCTTGAAGCTGAAGGCAAAGGTAAGAAAACAGTAAACTTCCGTCTACGTGACTGGGGCGTTTCTCGTCAACGTTACTGGGGTGCACCAATCCCAATGGTAACCACTGAAGACGGTGAAGTTCACCCAGTACCAGCAGACCAGCTACCAGTAATTCTTCCAGAAGACGTGGTAATGGATGGTGTGACTAGCCCAATCAAGGCAGACAAGTCTTGGGCTGAGACAACATTCAACGGCGAACCTGCTCTACGTGAGACAGATACATTCGATACGTTCATGGAATCTTCTTGGTACTACGCTCGTTACTGTTCACCACAAGCGGACGACATCCTAGATCCAGAAAAAGCGAACTACTGGCTACCAGTAGACCAGTACATCGGTGGTATCGAGCACGCTTGTATGCACCTATTGTACTCTCGTTTCTTCCATAAGTTGCTACGTGATGCAGGTTACGTAACGTCTGACGAACCGTTTAAGCAGCTTCTATGTCAAGGCATGGTTCTAGCTGACGCATTCTTCCACACGAATGAAAAAGGCACGAAAGAGTGGATTGCTCCTACTGACGTGACTATCGATCGTGACGGTAAAGGCCGTATCGAAAAAGCTGTCGACAACCAAGGCCGCGAAGTTGAACACTCAGGCATGATCAAGATGTCTAAGTCGAAAAACAACGGTATCGACCCACAAGAGATGGTAGACAAGTACGGTGCTGACACAGTACGTCTATTCATGATGTTTGCTTCTCCTGCAGACATGACACTTGAGTGGCAAGAGTCTGGCGTTGAAGGCGCAAACCGCTTCCTTAAGCGTGTTTGGAAACTGGTTCACGCTCACTCTTCTAAAGGTGCTGCTGAATCTGTTGATGCTTCAGCTCTGTCTGGTGACCAAAAAGCACTTCGCCGTGATATCCACAAAACTATCGCGAAAGTAACGGACGATATCGGCCGTCGCCAAACGTTCAACACAGCAATCGCTGCGATCATGGAGCTGATGAACAAGCTAGCGAAAGCACCTCAAGAATCAGTACAAGATCGTGCAATCCTTGATGAAGCACTAAAAGCTGTTGTTCGCATGCTTTACCCGATGACTCCTCACATCTCTTACGAAATGTGGATTGCTCTTGGTGAATCAAACGTAGATTCAGCAACATGGCCAACTTTCGATGAGAAAGCGCTAGTCGAAGACGAAAAGACTATCGTTGTAATGATCAACGGTAAGCTACGTGCGAAACTGACCGTTGCTGCTGATGCGACCGAAGAGCAAGTTCGTGAACTTGGTCTAAACGATGAGAACGCTAAAAAGTTCCTAGATGGCCTAACGATCCGTAAGGTTATCTTCGTGCCTGGTAAGCTTCTAAACATCGTTGCTAACTAA
- the corC gene encoding CNNM family magnesium/cobalt transport protein CorC (CorC(YbeX) belongs to the Cyclin M Mg2+ Exporter (CNNM) family, and was characterized as belonging to a set of three proteins, at least one of which must be present for CorA to function.), with product MNEGNPPTSEGSKKSEGPSRKSFFERLGQLFQGEVKDRQELVDVIRDSEINDLIDHDTRDMLEGVMEISEMRVRDIMLPRSQMVTVERTDDLDTLIALITDAQHSRYPVISEDKDHVEGILLAKDLLKYLGSDSAPFDIEQVIRPVVVVPESKRVDRLLKEFQEERYHMSIVVDEFGGVSGLVTIEDILEEIVGEIEDEFDDEEELDIRKLSKHTFSVKALTTIEEFNDTFNTTFSDDEVDTVGGMVMTALGHLPVRGEIVEIENYHFKITSADNRRVIQLQVTIPDEQPLPTIEE from the coding sequence ATGAACGAAGGTAACCCCCCCACTTCTGAGGGAAGTAAAAAATCTGAAGGTCCGAGTAGAAAGTCCTTCTTTGAACGCCTAGGCCAACTATTTCAAGGCGAGGTAAAAGACCGCCAAGAGCTCGTAGATGTAATCCGCGACTCAGAAATTAATGACCTAATTGACCACGACACACGCGACATGCTCGAAGGTGTTATGGAAATTTCAGAGATGCGAGTACGCGATATCATGCTGCCTCGCTCTCAAATGGTTACAGTTGAACGCACCGATGACTTAGATACATTGATTGCGCTTATTACTGATGCTCAACACTCTCGCTACCCAGTGATCAGTGAAGATAAAGACCATGTTGAAGGCATTCTATTAGCGAAGGACCTACTTAAGTACTTGGGTTCAGACAGTGCTCCATTTGACATCGAACAAGTGATTCGCCCTGTAGTTGTTGTTCCTGAAAGTAAGCGTGTTGATCGCCTACTCAAGGAATTCCAAGAAGAGCGTTACCACATGTCTATCGTTGTCGATGAGTTTGGCGGTGTCTCTGGCCTAGTAACCATTGAAGATATCCTCGAAGAAATCGTTGGTGAAATTGAAGACGAGTTCGACGATGAAGAAGAGTTAGATATTCGTAAGCTGAGTAAGCATACTTTCTCTGTTAAAGCTTTAACCACTATTGAAGAGTTCAACGACACGTTTAACACGACCTTCAGTGATGATGAAGTAGATACTGTGGGTGGTATGGTGATGACAGCACTCGGTCACCTGCCAGTTCGTGGCGAAATTGTAGAAATCGAAAACTACCATTTCAAAATTACGTCTGCAGATAACCGTCGTGTGATTCAGCTACAGGTAACCATTCCTGACGAACAGCCTCTTCCGACTATCGAAGAATAA
- the lnt gene encoding apolipoprotein N-acyltransferase, with the protein MTKTFIHRLLRPLAAVFVGAITTLSFAPYSIWPLAILSPALLLLLIHNRSPKSALWIGYAWGLGQFTTGISWVYVSIDGFGGMPLAANLFLMALLVGYLAVYSGLFTWSLNKFFPANNLSRFFLAAPALWLISDWLRGWVMTGFPWLWLGYSQIDSPLGSFAPIGGVELVTLTIIVSASALAYTIINKAWSVAVIPAVVFSTGFGLRNIDWVTPNPDKTTSVVLIQGNVDQDSKWLPSHRWPTMMKYTDLSRENWDADIIIWPEAAIPAFEVEIPSFLRNLDSAAKMNNSSIITGVLNQSEDKKYYNSILSLGVNPYGEYSYDPNERYHKHHLLPFGEFVPFEDILRPLAPFFNLPMSSFSRGDYVQPNIVANGRHLAPALCYEIIFNDQVRQNVTDETDFILTLSNDAWFGRSIGPLQHMEIAQMRALELGKPLIRSTNNGVTAVTDHKGKIIKQIPQFETAVLKAELVSTDGQTPYHVVGTWPLYIWALLSLVIGWLVRRKD; encoded by the coding sequence ATGACTAAAACTTTTATTCATCGCCTATTACGGCCGCTTGCGGCCGTTTTTGTTGGCGCAATAACAACCCTTTCATTCGCTCCATACTCAATATGGCCTCTTGCTATTCTCAGCCCAGCATTGTTGCTGTTATTGATCCACAACCGCTCTCCTAAAAGCGCACTTTGGATTGGTTACGCATGGGGTTTAGGCCAATTCACAACGGGGATCAGCTGGGTATACGTCAGTATTGATGGCTTTGGTGGAATGCCACTGGCAGCCAACTTATTCTTGATGGCACTGCTTGTGGGCTATCTAGCCGTTTACTCAGGGCTTTTTACCTGGAGTTTAAACAAGTTCTTCCCTGCTAATAACCTAAGTCGCTTTTTCCTAGCCGCTCCCGCACTATGGTTAATCAGTGATTGGTTGCGTGGCTGGGTAATGACGGGCTTCCCGTGGTTGTGGCTAGGTTACAGCCAAATCGATTCCCCGCTAGGTTCATTCGCCCCTATTGGTGGTGTAGAGCTAGTGACTCTTACAATTATCGTCTCGGCTTCTGCGCTCGCTTATACGATCATCAATAAAGCCTGGAGTGTCGCCGTCATTCCTGCCGTTGTATTTAGCACGGGCTTTGGTCTTCGCAATATCGACTGGGTGACACCGAACCCTGACAAAACAACGTCAGTGGTATTGATTCAAGGCAACGTTGACCAAGACAGCAAGTGGCTACCAAGCCATCGCTGGCCGACCATGATGAAATACACCGATCTGAGCAGAGAAAACTGGGATGCGGATATCATCATCTGGCCTGAAGCGGCTATTCCTGCATTTGAGGTAGAGATTCCGTCTTTCCTACGTAACTTAGATAGCGCAGCCAAGATGAACAACAGCTCTATCATCACGGGTGTATTGAATCAGTCTGAAGATAAGAAGTACTACAACAGCATTTTGTCGCTTGGGGTAAATCCATACGGCGAGTACAGCTACGATCCAAACGAACGCTACCACAAACACCACCTATTGCCATTTGGTGAGTTTGTGCCGTTTGAAGACATCCTACGCCCGTTAGCGCCGTTCTTTAATTTGCCAATGTCATCGTTTAGCCGTGGCGATTACGTTCAACCAAACATCGTTGCTAATGGTCGTCACCTTGCACCAGCACTTTGCTATGAGATCATCTTTAATGATCAAGTTAGACAGAACGTGACCGATGAAACGGACTTTATCTTAACGCTCTCTAACGATGCATGGTTCGGCCGTTCAATTGGCCCGTTGCAACATATGGAAATCGCACAAATGCGTGCTCTAGAGCTTGGTAAGCCGCTTATTCGCTCGACCAACAATGGTGTAACGGCAGTAACGGATCACAAAGGCAAGATCATCAAGCAAATCCCGCAATTTGAAACAGCAGTATTAAAAGCTGAGCTTGTTTCAACAGATGGTCAAACCCCTTATCACGTGGTCGGTACTTGGCCGCTGTATATCTGGGCTTTGTTGAGCTTGGTGATTGGCTGGCTTGTGAGAAGAAAAGACTAG
- a CDS encoding zinc ribbon-containing protein: MPKKKALYEEVVEEVIETLKHSPEELNNKIETSGKFAKAANDMTKDELSLISAYVKSDLKEFSESYEESKSGPFYLMIADSIWQGLLDITDRTRVEWVELFQDLEHQGLYQADEVIGLGTLVCDECGHQTEYNHPTTIIPCIKCGSKGFSRKALKP, from the coding sequence ATGCCGAAGAAAAAAGCACTCTATGAAGAAGTGGTTGAAGAGGTCATCGAAACGCTGAAGCATAGTCCTGAAGAGCTCAACAACAAAATCGAAACGTCAGGAAAGTTTGCGAAAGCAGCCAATGACATGACTAAAGATGAACTATCGCTGATTTCAGCTTATGTGAAATCGGACTTAAAAGAATTCTCTGAAAGTTATGAAGAGAGTAAAAGCGGCCCGTTCTACTTGATGATCGCTGATTCCATTTGGCAAGGCTTATTGGATATCACTGACCGCACCAGAGTGGAATGGGTTGAGCTGTTCCAAGATTTAGAGCATCAAGGCTTGTATCAAGCAGATGAGGTTATTGGTCTTGGTACGCTGGTATGTGATGAGTGTGGTCATCAAACCGAATATAATCACCCAACCACGATTATTCCGTGTATTAAATGTGGTTCGAAAGGATTTAGTCGTAAAGCGCTTAAACCATAA
- a CDS encoding PhoH family protein, translated as MSNKIVTLEINLEPADNKRLASLCGPFDDNIKHLERRLGVEINYRSNFFTIVGKPHTTAAALDIIKHLYVETAPVKGNIIDIEPEQVHLAVTESGILEQHVESEIDYGKEVTIKTKKGVIKPRTPNQAQYLMNMVTHDITFGIGPAGTGKTYLAVAAAVDALERQEVRRILLTRPAVEAGEKLGFLPGDLSQKVDPYLRPLYDALFEMLGFERVEKLIERNVIEVAPLAYMRGRTLNDAFIILDESQNTTVEQMKMFLTRIGFNSRAVITGDITQIDLPRGAKSGLRHATEVLSEVDDISFNFFMSEDVVRHPVVARIVNAYEKWEAKDQKERKEFEKRKREEREAKLLEAQQTVTTQLATQNSSEITEQGDK; from the coding sequence TTGAGCAATAAAATCGTTACCTTAGAGATAAATCTAGAGCCAGCAGACAACAAGCGCTTGGCTAGCTTATGCGGACCATTCGACGACAACATCAAGCACCTTGAGCGTCGTCTTGGCGTTGAGATTAATTACCGTAGCAACTTCTTCACAATCGTTGGTAAGCCTCACACTACTGCTGCTGCTTTAGACATCATCAAACACCTCTATGTTGAAACGGCTCCAGTTAAAGGCAACATCATCGATATTGAACCAGAGCAAGTGCACTTAGCGGTCACTGAATCTGGCATTTTGGAGCAACACGTCGAGTCTGAAATTGACTACGGAAAAGAAGTCACGATTAAGACTAAAAAAGGCGTGATTAAGCCACGTACTCCGAACCAAGCACAATACCTAATGAACATGGTCACTCATGACATCACCTTTGGTATTGGCCCTGCTGGTACAGGTAAAACGTACTTAGCGGTTGCGGCGGCAGTCGATGCACTTGAACGCCAAGAAGTTCGCCGTATTCTACTGACTCGCCCTGCTGTTGAAGCGGGTGAGAAGTTAGGTTTCCTTCCTGGTGATTTAAGCCAGAAAGTCGACCCATATTTGCGTCCACTTTATGATGCACTTTTTGAGATGCTCGGTTTTGAACGTGTTGAAAAGCTGATTGAACGTAACGTGATTGAAGTTGCTCCACTGGCTTACATGCGTGGCCGCACTCTGAATGATGCCTTCATCATTCTCGATGAGAGCCAAAACACCACGGTAGAGCAGATGAAAATGTTCTTAACCCGTATCGGTTTTAATTCGCGTGCAGTGATCACAGGTGATATTACGCAAATCGATTTACCTCGTGGCGCGAAATCTGGCCTACGTCATGCAACAGAAGTGCTGAGTGAAGTGGATGACATCAGCTTTAACTTCTTCATGTCTGAAGACGTCGTTCGTCACCCAGTTGTTGCTCGTATCGTTAACGCCTACGAGAAATGGGAAGCAAAAGACCAAAAAGAGCGTAAAGAGTTTGAGAAGCGTAAACGTGAAGAACGCGAAGCCAAACTTCTTGAGGCTCAGCAAACAGTTACGACACAATTAGCAACACAAAATAGTTCTGAGATTACAGAACAAGGTGATAAATAG
- a CDS encoding LPS-assembly lipoprotein LptE — translation MRLISLSSLKVTIVVLTVSLLSACGFHLRGDYSVPEELNKISVTSYDQYSTFTRMMKGQLRMNDVEIVPPAENTPNLHIISESVGERTLSLYQNTRAAEIELTFYASYRVTIPELGSKTFSTSVTRSYLDNPLTALAKSVERDMIEDEMRKLATSQILRQMARLKANIAADSMDLESLEHNQVKELEKQYNIKNIEVEDVEVAPSSEEQTELSESAE, via the coding sequence ATGCGCCTGATTTCACTATCTTCATTGAAAGTTACTATCGTTGTTCTAACCGTTAGCCTATTGAGTGCCTGTGGTTTTCACCTACGTGGTGATTACTCAGTGCCAGAAGAACTGAACAAGATCTCTGTGACCAGTTACGACCAATACAGCACGTTTACACGTATGATGAAAGGTCAACTGCGCATGAATGATGTAGAAATTGTGCCACCTGCTGAGAACACTCCTAACCTTCATATCATTAGCGAAAGCGTAGGTGAGCGAACTCTGTCCCTTTACCAAAATACTCGTGCGGCAGAAATTGAACTGACTTTCTACGCTTCGTACCGTGTAACGATCCCAGAGCTAGGCTCAAAAACATTTTCAACCAGCGTAACCCGTAGCTACCTAGACAACCCGTTAACAGCTCTCGCGAAATCGGTTGAGCGCGACATGATCGAAGATGAAATGCGTAAGCTGGCAACAAGCCAAATTCTTCGTCAAATGGCTCGTCTAAAAGCGAATATTGCAGCTGACAGCATGGACCTAGAATCACTAGAACACAATCAGGTTAAAGAGCTTGAAAAACAGTACAACATCAAAAATATTGAAGTTGAAGACGTTGAGGTTGCTCCAAGCTCAGAAGAGCAGACGGAACTCAGCGAATCTGCTGAATAA